A genomic stretch from Desulfohalobium retbaense DSM 5692 includes:
- a CDS encoding HD domain-containing protein — MNNLLRQLKAEVNSWACRREPTFYIEHTAAMTYARNMFFDHPLIRRCREDVLPFLNDGFGHGIEHSKKVAIEAGALVMAECDRWGVESCRNMALCAELAGLIHDICRMEPDHAAQGAEMSGFILQDYPLTDVDKAIIAFAVRNHEAFKPVERVNDPAFAFLSGALYDADKFRWGPDNFVTTLWEICDYQEWPLEKIVERFPTAIDMVSAIKDTFRTQTGQAYGPEFIDIGLELGRHVFRRLKVLCEEKDCAGLTLTSEIVF; from the coding sequence ATGAATAATTTACTGCGCCAGCTCAAAGCTGAGGTCAATTCCTGGGCCTGCCGCCGCGAGCCGACGTTTTACATCGAGCATACGGCGGCCATGACCTACGCCCGGAATATGTTCTTCGACCACCCCCTTATCCGGCGGTGCCGCGAAGATGTCCTGCCTTTTCTCAACGACGGCTTCGGACACGGGATCGAGCACTCCAAGAAGGTGGCCATCGAGGCGGGAGCTCTGGTCATGGCCGAATGTGACAGATGGGGCGTAGAGTCGTGCCGGAATATGGCCCTGTGCGCTGAACTCGCGGGGCTGATCCACGACATTTGCCGCATGGAACCGGATCATGCCGCACAAGGCGCTGAAATGTCGGGATTCATCCTCCAAGACTACCCATTGACCGATGTAGACAAAGCCATCATCGCCTTTGCCGTTCGCAACCATGAGGCCTTCAAACCGGTGGAGCGGGTGAACGATCCGGCTTTTGCCTTTCTCAGCGGCGCCCTTTACGATGCCGACAAATTCCGCTGGGGTCCGGACAATTTCGTAACCACCCTCTGGGAAATCTGCGATTACCAGGAGTGGCCACTTGAAAAAATAGTCGAGCGGTTCCCCACGGCCATTGATATGGTCTCGGCGATCAAGGATACATTCCGAACCCAGACCGGCCAGGCCTATGGACCGGAATTCATTGATATCGGGCTTGAACTGGGCCGCCATGTCTTTCGGCGGCTGAAGGTCCTGTGCGAAGAAAAAGACTGTGCCGGACTGACGTTGACTTCCGAGATCGTTTTCTGA
- the hpt gene encoding hypoxanthine phosphoribosyltransferase has translation MDTPMHVVYSREDITKRIQRLGEEITEAYQDVREPIVAVCVLKGAFVFFADLVRELDLDVEIDFVRLASYGQQTQRHFKVQFTKDLETPVTDRHVLLVEDIVDTGHSIEYLSQVMWARKPKSVRICALVDKKERREVDVHVDYPGFDLEKGFIVGYGLDYAERYRHLDSICTFVNPPEEA, from the coding sequence ATGGACACGCCAATGCACGTTGTCTATAGTCGTGAGGATATAACCAAGCGCATTCAGCGCCTCGGGGAGGAAATCACCGAGGCATACCAAGATGTCCGCGAGCCGATTGTGGCCGTCTGTGTGTTAAAGGGTGCTTTTGTTTTTTTTGCCGATCTGGTCCGGGAATTGGATCTCGATGTGGAGATCGATTTTGTCCGTCTGGCGAGTTATGGGCAGCAGACACAACGCCATTTCAAGGTCCAATTCACCAAGGATTTGGAGACACCGGTCACAGATCGCCATGTGCTCCTGGTCGAGGATATCGTCGATACCGGCCACTCTATCGAGTACCTGAGTCAGGTGATGTGGGCGCGAAAGCCCAAATCGGTTCGGATATGCGCTCTGGTGGACAAAAAGGAGCGGCGTGAAGTGGATGTCCATGTGGATTATCCGGGCTTCGACCTGGAAAAGGGCTTCATTGTAGGGTATGGCCTTGATTATGCAGAACGCTACCGCCACCTCGACTCCATTTGTACATTTGTCAATCCTCCTGAAGAAGCGTAA
- the radA gene encoding DNA repair protein RadA: MAKEKRVFACRDCGATATQWQGQCRTCGAWNTMQEVRAAPGKPGPAATPGTSGAQVAVLQDLPEGDGERLPSGTPGLDTLLGGGLVPSSAVLVGGEPGIGKSTLLLQLVGGLAAQGRTAVYVSGEESLAQLRQRGQRLGVLTENVLALSTTNAEELLEILEDDPPALVVLDSVQTMSLRETEAAPGTISQVRAVATAVIERIKQLPTIVIVVSHVTKEGQIAGPKLLEHMVDTVLYLEGDKQHLYRLLRVVKNRYGPADDVLVMRMLGSGLDPVDDPSTFFLEARDPQLSGTAVVMAVDGQRPFAVEVQALVSRSYLSMPRRTALGFDANRMHLLLAVLEKKLRVNLGQSDIYAKIGGGLRLQEPGLDLGIVAAVLSSFYDRPLPAGAMFWGEVDLNGQVRPVMAQDKRWNQARRLGYRPIFCPHQDSGISSIVALRDRLFEHGRQSG; this comes from the coding sequence GTGGCCAAAGAAAAACGTGTATTTGCTTGCCGGGATTGTGGCGCCACCGCCACACAATGGCAGGGTCAATGCCGGACCTGCGGGGCCTGGAACACCATGCAGGAAGTCCGGGCCGCCCCGGGCAAACCCGGCCCAGCCGCGACCCCGGGAACGAGCGGGGCGCAGGTCGCTGTGTTGCAGGACTTGCCCGAGGGTGACGGCGAGCGGTTGCCATCAGGCACACCGGGGCTCGATACGCTGCTTGGCGGCGGACTGGTTCCTTCTTCAGCCGTATTGGTGGGGGGAGAGCCCGGAATCGGCAAATCGACTCTTTTGCTCCAACTCGTGGGCGGACTGGCGGCCCAGGGGCGCACGGCGGTCTATGTCTCTGGAGAGGAGTCCCTGGCCCAGTTGCGGCAGCGCGGCCAGCGGCTCGGTGTGCTTACGGAAAATGTGCTGGCCTTGAGCACGACGAATGCCGAAGAACTGCTCGAAATCCTTGAGGACGACCCGCCGGCCCTGGTGGTTCTGGATTCGGTGCAGACCATGAGCCTCAGGGAGACCGAGGCTGCCCCCGGCACGATCAGCCAGGTTCGGGCGGTGGCCACTGCGGTCATTGAACGTATCAAGCAGCTTCCGACCATTGTGATCGTGGTCAGTCATGTGACGAAAGAGGGGCAAATCGCCGGTCCAAAGCTCCTGGAACATATGGTGGACACGGTTTTGTATCTGGAAGGGGACAAGCAGCACCTCTATCGGCTGCTACGGGTGGTCAAGAACCGCTACGGTCCGGCTGACGATGTGCTGGTCATGCGCATGCTGGGCTCCGGGCTTGATCCCGTCGACGATCCCTCGACATTCTTTCTCGAAGCGCGCGATCCTCAACTTTCCGGCACAGCCGTGGTTATGGCCGTGGACGGGCAGCGGCCCTTTGCCGTCGAAGTTCAGGCCCTGGTCAGCCGGTCGTATTTGAGCATGCCCCGGCGGACCGCCCTGGGTTTTGATGCGAACCGGATGCATCTGCTTTTGGCGGTTTTGGAGAAAAAGCTGCGCGTCAATCTAGGCCAGTCAGATATTTACGCCAAGATCGGTGGCGGGCTGCGCTTGCAGGAACCAGGGCTTGATCTGGGAATTGTGGCTGCGGTGTTGTCCTCCTTCTACGACCGTCCCTTGCCGGCCGGAGCGATGTTTTGGGGAGAGGTTGACCTCAATGGCCAGGTACGGCCGGTGATGGCTCAGGACAAGCGTTGGAACCAGGCCCGCAGGCTTGGGTACCGACCCATCTTTTGTCCCCATCAGGATTCAGGGATTTCAAGTATCGTCGCTTTACGCGATCGTCTTTTCGAGCACGGCCGCCAGAGCGGATAA
- a CDS encoding RrF2 family transcriptional regulator, which produces MKFSTRSRYGLHLLRDIAIHAESGPVSISEIASRHSMSLKYTEKIIRQLRQGGWLSSTLGARGGYQLTRQASAMPLGEIVRYLEDSPLLLDCQKLRPGCPRCGVCLTRSLWQEALEAMYAKLDSFTLADLVRDTQLCPVHDPPSTYCCAPRRQ; this is translated from the coding sequence ATGAAATTTTCCACCCGCAGCCGCTACGGTCTCCATCTCCTGCGCGATATCGCCATCCACGCCGAAAGTGGCCCGGTCTCCATTTCCGAGATCGCGTCGCGGCACAGCATGTCCCTCAAATACACAGAAAAAATCATTCGCCAACTCCGCCAAGGCGGTTGGCTCAGCAGCACCCTCGGCGCCAGGGGAGGCTACCAGTTGACCCGCCAAGCCTCAGCCATGCCCTTGGGCGAGATCGTTCGCTACCTGGAAGACTCCCCTCTGCTCCTCGATTGCCAAAAATTACGCCCCGGATGCCCCCGATGTGGGGTCTGCCTGACCCGCTCACTTTGGCAAGAGGCCCTGGAGGCCATGTACGCCAAGTTGGACTCCTTCACCCTGGCTGACCTGGTCCGCGACACCCAGTTGTGTCCTGTACACGACCCTCCCTCGACGTATTGCTGCGCGCCACGTCGGCAGTAA
- a CDS encoding TlpA family protein disulfide reductase: MRSLLVWAAVTAALVFGPLTAGATQSASLPRYSVDTVLQTISEARGQVVVLNFWATWCAGCREEIPELVALREKYADHEVLIVGLSLDTDPGTVRAFLERFPVNYRMAHAAGDIQMLYDLTTIPKTIVYGPKGQKQLDHTGFMSTGDLTQTIDPLLTHEHNN, from the coding sequence ATGCGCAGTTTGCTGGTATGGGCAGCGGTAACAGCGGCCCTTGTGTTCGGACCGCTGACGGCGGGGGCGACCCAAAGCGCTTCCCTGCCGAGGTACTCGGTTGATACCGTATTGCAGACCATCAGCGAGGCCCGGGGACAAGTGGTCGTCCTGAATTTTTGGGCCACGTGGTGCGCCGGATGCCGTGAAGAGATCCCGGAACTCGTGGCGCTTCGAGAAAAGTATGCGGACCACGAGGTCCTGATCGTGGGCCTGTCCTTGGATACTGATCCCGGCACTGTCCGGGCTTTTCTGGAGCGGTTTCCCGTCAATTACCGTATGGCCCACGCGGCCGGGGATATCCAGATGCTCTACGATTTGACAACGATCCCAAAAACGATTGTCTACGGCCCAAAAGGGCAAAAACAGCTCGACCACACTGGTTTTATGTCCACAGGCGATTTGACTCAAACCATCGACCCACTGCTCACTCATGAACACAACAACTAA
- a CDS encoding homocysteine S-methyltransferase family protein, with the protein MSAFRKALQGNKVLIFDGAMGTLLQSRGLVPGQSPEQFGRSNPEAVAAAHRDYLEAGADVITTNTFGGTAYKLGTDIDVRAFNAQMAAVARKEAGDKHFVAGSVGPTGHMVRPLGNVGFTDLVQAFRTQIRGLVEGGVDCILAETHFDLAEAKAVVVAARQECDLPVGVSMTFEGGCSLTGTPPHCFVDTMQNLDVDLLATNCSAGPEQLVEVVRDMLPRLQTPLLVEPNAGLPELIDGETVFNLGPEAFAQQMRQFVELGVGCVGGCCGTSPDHIRALGRECPEKSAAANSVFSPCPPVVVTSRFGSVTLGPKSPLALIGERINPTGKKDLTAELQAGELQRACALAAEQVQAGATVLDINVGAPLVEESQLIPELVLELSRRQQVPLCLDSADPDAIELGLQAAPGSPLVNSISGEEGKMERLAPLCVRYGAPFILLPLEGGALPVSAESRLSIIQRLIDKALALGVPKRLIVVDALALTVSSKPEAARACLETIRACQERWAVPSVLGLSNISFGLPARELLNSTFLTMATGAGLSGCIANPGSVRLQEALAASEVLLGRDPQAQHFIQGYAEWTPGTGAVPARATASGGGEEERTVLQRAVIKGETEVVTREVQEALRQGSQPFELVNNELIPGIMAVGEKYEKKEYFLPQLLLSAEAMQAGFELLRPLLEAAKDQEKPKKIILATVEGDIHDIGKNIVALLLRNHGFEVVDLGKDVPAETIVQAAEEHEAELIGLSALMTTTMVKMEQTLELVRKRGLSTQVLVGGAVVTPEYARVIGAHGYAADAVGAVKKAKELVAE; encoded by the coding sequence GTGTCCGCTTTTCGCAAGGCTTTACAGGGGAACAAGGTACTGATTTTTGATGGGGCCATGGGCACCTTGTTGCAAAGCCGGGGCCTTGTTCCAGGGCAATCTCCTGAGCAGTTCGGGCGCTCAAACCCCGAAGCGGTGGCTGCGGCACACAGGGATTACCTGGAAGCCGGAGCTGATGTGATCACCACCAATACGTTCGGGGGAACGGCCTACAAACTTGGAACGGATATCGATGTCCGGGCGTTCAATGCCCAGATGGCTGCTGTGGCCCGCAAAGAGGCGGGGGACAAGCATTTTGTCGCCGGCAGCGTTGGGCCCACCGGACATATGGTCCGCCCGCTGGGAAACGTGGGGTTCACAGATCTGGTCCAAGCGTTTCGGACTCAGATTCGTGGTCTGGTGGAAGGCGGCGTGGATTGTATTCTGGCGGAAACCCATTTCGATCTTGCCGAAGCCAAGGCTGTCGTCGTGGCGGCCCGGCAGGAGTGCGATCTGCCTGTTGGCGTGTCCATGACCTTTGAAGGCGGCTGCAGTCTGACCGGGACGCCGCCGCATTGTTTTGTGGACACCATGCAGAATCTTGACGTGGACCTCTTGGCTACCAATTGCAGCGCAGGCCCGGAGCAGCTTGTTGAAGTGGTTAGAGACATGCTGCCACGCCTCCAGACCCCTCTGCTGGTCGAGCCCAATGCCGGATTGCCGGAGTTGATCGACGGCGAGACAGTGTTCAATCTCGGCCCTGAGGCCTTTGCCCAACAGATGCGGCAATTTGTCGAACTTGGTGTTGGGTGTGTCGGCGGCTGTTGCGGTACCAGCCCCGATCATATCCGGGCCCTGGGGCGGGAATGCCCGGAGAAAAGTGCTGCCGCGAATTCTGTTTTTTCGCCTTGTCCCCCGGTGGTGGTGACCTCCCGCTTCGGCTCGGTGACTTTGGGGCCCAAAAGCCCGCTGGCACTGATCGGAGAACGGATCAATCCCACCGGCAAGAAAGACCTGACGGCCGAATTGCAAGCCGGAGAACTCCAGCGAGCCTGCGCTTTGGCCGCTGAACAGGTCCAGGCCGGGGCCACTGTCCTGGACATCAATGTCGGGGCCCCATTGGTTGAAGAGAGTCAACTTATTCCAGAGCTCGTCCTGGAACTCTCCCGGCGTCAGCAAGTCCCTTTGTGTCTTGATTCTGCGGACCCAGACGCCATTGAATTGGGGTTGCAGGCTGCACCGGGCAGCCCTCTGGTCAATTCCATCAGTGGCGAGGAAGGGAAAATGGAGCGATTGGCGCCTCTTTGTGTCCGATACGGAGCTCCATTTATTCTTCTCCCTCTGGAAGGGGGCGCCCTGCCGGTCAGCGCAGAAAGTCGGCTGTCCATTATCCAGCGTTTGATCGACAAGGCATTGGCGCTCGGGGTACCAAAGCGTCTCATCGTCGTCGACGCTCTAGCATTGACCGTTTCCTCAAAACCCGAAGCCGCCCGGGCCTGCCTGGAAACCATCCGGGCCTGCCAGGAGCGGTGGGCCGTGCCTTCCGTGCTTGGATTATCCAATATTTCTTTTGGGCTGCCAGCTCGAGAACTTCTGAACAGCACGTTTCTGACCATGGCTACGGGAGCCGGGTTGTCCGGCTGTATCGCCAACCCCGGATCCGTTCGGCTTCAGGAAGCCCTGGCCGCTTCAGAAGTGCTTCTGGGACGTGATCCTCAGGCCCAGCATTTCATCCAGGGGTATGCCGAATGGACGCCCGGGACTGGGGCGGTGCCAGCCAGGGCCACCGCCTCGGGAGGGGGAGAGGAGGAGCGTACGGTGTTGCAGCGCGCGGTGATCAAGGGCGAAACCGAGGTGGTCACCCGGGAAGTCCAAGAAGCGCTGCGCCAGGGAAGCCAGCCCTTTGAACTGGTGAATAACGAGCTTATCCCGGGGATCATGGCCGTTGGTGAGAAATATGAGAAAAAAGAATATTTTCTCCCGCAGCTTCTGCTTTCGGCTGAAGCGATGCAGGCCGGCTTCGAACTTTTGCGTCCGCTCTTGGAAGCCGCCAAGGACCAGGAGAAACCGAAAAAGATCATCCTGGCCACAGTTGAAGGCGATATTCATGATATCGGAAAGAATATCGTGGCCTTGTTGTTGCGCAATCACGGATTCGAGGTCGTTGATTTGGGCAAAGACGTTCCCGCGGAAACCATCGTTCAGGCAGCGGAGGAGCATGAGGCAGAACTCATCGGTCTTTCAGCATTGATGACCACGACGATGGTCAAAATGGAGCAGACGCTCGAACTGGTTCGCAAGCGGGGGCTCTCAACCCAGGTTCTGGTTGGCGGGGCGGTCGTCACTCCCGAATACGCCAGAGTCATCGGAGCTCACGGGTACGCCGCGGATGCTGTCGGAGCGGTAAAAAAAGCCAAGGAACTGGTGGCGGAGTAA
- a CDS encoding sigma-70 family RNA polymerase sigma factor, producing the protein MKHTENKDINSMEHEHDHDIELDEPEAGETLDDSTAEEASAESLPAPAAVTEHLPSLIQPSSNDVAIQDPLKLYLREVNRFPLLEPDEEVELARRVRDENDQSAAFRLISSHLRLVVKIAMEFQRRWMKNVLDLVQEGNVGLMKAVQKFDPERGIKFSYYASFWIRAYILKFIMDNWRMVKLGTTQAQRKLFYNLSREKQRLQAQGFDPDASTLSENLDVSEESVVEMTQRLGGHDLSLDAPLGEDSSSSRMDFLPALGAGIEESLAQQEMGSALRQHLQTILPKLNDKEKEILEHRLLTDSPVTLREIGEKYGITRERVRQIESRLLQKLKTHLSSEIQDFSEDWIEHE; encoded by the coding sequence ATGAAACATACTGAAAATAAAGACATCAATTCTATGGAACACGAGCACGATCACGATATCGAACTCGATGAGCCCGAAGCCGGTGAGACCCTTGATGATTCCACCGCTGAAGAGGCGTCGGCCGAATCCCTTCCGGCACCTGCCGCGGTGACAGAACACCTGCCGTCGCTCATCCAGCCGTCGAGCAACGATGTCGCCATTCAGGATCCGCTCAAACTTTACTTGCGCGAGGTCAATCGCTTTCCGTTGCTGGAGCCGGACGAGGAAGTGGAATTGGCCCGGCGGGTCCGTGATGAAAACGATCAGTCTGCAGCCTTCCGCCTGATCAGTTCCCACCTGCGTTTGGTGGTCAAGATCGCCATGGAGTTCCAACGGCGGTGGATGAAAAATGTCCTTGATCTGGTCCAGGAGGGCAATGTGGGGCTGATGAAGGCGGTCCAAAAATTCGACCCCGAGCGGGGTATTAAATTTTCCTACTACGCCTCGTTCTGGATCCGGGCCTATATCCTGAAGTTCATTATGGACAACTGGCGTATGGTCAAATTGGGAACCACCCAGGCCCAGCGCAAACTGTTCTACAATTTGAGCCGAGAAAAACAGCGGTTGCAGGCCCAGGGTTTCGACCCCGACGCCAGTACTCTCTCAGAGAATCTGGATGTCAGTGAAGAAAGTGTCGTGGAAATGACCCAGCGCCTCGGCGGACATGATCTTTCCCTGGACGCCCCCCTGGGCGAAGACTCCTCGAGTTCGCGCATGGATTTCCTTCCAGCCTTGGGGGCAGGCATCGAGGAGTCGCTGGCCCAGCAGGAAATGGGCTCTGCCCTGCGTCAGCATCTGCAGACGATTCTGCCGAAACTCAACGACAAGGAAAAGGAAATCCTGGAACACCGATTGCTGACTGACAGCCCGGTTACCCTGCGGGAAATCGGGGAAAAATACGGAATCACCCGCGAACGCGTCAGACAAATCGAGTCCAGACTCCTGCAAAAACTCAAAACCCATCTCTCCTCAGAAATCCAAGACTTTTCCGAAGACTGGATCGAGCATGAATAA
- a CDS encoding DUF3568 family protein translates to MVKASMCFRYVFSVLALVFLTSGCAAVAIGTAGGAGTYVYLKGQLVREYNAGMDQSFEAVLATCRALDLQVQNRARNLSEAKVSAIDGDRTVWFTLESQSTRRTELRVRVGLLGDKVASQRIHEEFVSQLR, encoded by the coding sequence ATGGTGAAAGCGTCGATGTGTTTCAGGTACGTGTTCAGTGTGCTGGCCCTGGTCTTTTTGACCTCAGGGTGCGCCGCCGTGGCCATCGGAACCGCGGGGGGTGCCGGTACCTACGTCTATTTGAAAGGCCAATTGGTGCGGGAATACAATGCGGGAATGGATCAATCCTTTGAGGCGGTCCTGGCGACCTGTCGCGCCTTGGATCTCCAGGTTCAAAACAGGGCCCGCAATCTTTCGGAAGCGAAAGTTTCGGCCATTGACGGCGATCGGACGGTGTGGTTCACGCTGGAAAGCCAATCGACGCGGCGCACAGAATTGCGGGTTCGCGTCGGGCTCTTGGGGGATAAAGTCGCCTCGCAGCGCATTCACGAAGAGTTTGTCAGCCAATTGCGTTAA
- a CDS encoding DUF3426 domain-containing protein has product MIITCPNCEAQFQLAADRLSEKTVRVRCTWCGHVFVPEQESQPAPTEMASNSFGPESEEEESGVADTSSAPRRPSRWRLAMLLLLLILVLAGAGWYYWGGLQGVPFLPGDQNPQQTAVTPPTDAELSKIELRDVRQYFVDNEKLGDLFVIEGKAVNTFAEPKGLIKIEAQLFDANSTVVAEKTLLCGNTVSLFQLQVLSRDKLESALSAKVGVLTKNTSVPPQESVPFMAVFFSPPSSVEEFGLRVVQAKTPPNDS; this is encoded by the coding sequence ATGATCATCACCTGTCCCAATTGCGAGGCACAATTCCAGCTTGCTGCTGACCGGCTCTCGGAGAAGACGGTCCGGGTGCGCTGTACCTGGTGCGGCCATGTCTTTGTCCCCGAACAGGAGTCGCAACCGGCTCCCACCGAGATGGCCTCTAATTCCTTTGGTCCGGAATCCGAGGAAGAGGAATCGGGTGTTGCTGACACGTCCTCCGCGCCACGGCGCCCCTCCCGGTGGCGTCTGGCCATGCTTTTGCTCCTGTTGATCCTCGTTCTGGCCGGGGCGGGGTGGTATTATTGGGGCGGCCTTCAAGGGGTGCCCTTTTTGCCCGGGGACCAGAATCCGCAACAGACCGCGGTCACGCCTCCGACGGATGCGGAATTGTCAAAGATTGAACTCCGTGATGTCCGTCAATATTTTGTCGACAACGAAAAACTTGGCGACCTGTTTGTCATCGAGGGCAAAGCGGTCAACACATTTGCCGAACCCAAGGGCTTGATCAAAATCGAAGCCCAACTCTTCGATGCCAACTCCACAGTGGTCGCGGAAAAGACCCTGCTTTGCGGCAACACGGTCTCTTTATTCCAATTGCAGGTGCTCTCGCGGGATAAATTGGAATCGGCCCTGTCGGCCAAAGTCGGGGTTCTGACCAAAAACACCAGTGTGCCCCCCCAGGAATCCGTGCCGTTCATGGCTGTCTTTTTCTCCCCTCCCTCTTCAGTAGAGGAATTCGGGCTGCGGGTCGTGCAGGCCAAGACCCCGCCCAACGATTCCTAG
- a CDS encoding N-acetyltransferase, with protein sequence MNTTTNSLYLRKAIIQDVPAIHGLLMQAAKQELLLPRSYNELYSHLRDFYVVARRDGESPVGCCALTITWQDLAEIRSLVVDDSLRGQGWGRRLVETCLSEAVTLGVYRVFTLTYVPRFFEGLGFEYVSRDIFPQKVWADCLRCPKFPDCDEIAMLMQM encoded by the coding sequence ATGAACACAACAACTAACTCTTTGTACCTGCGGAAGGCCATCATCCAGGATGTTCCGGCGATCCACGGTCTGTTGATGCAGGCCGCCAAACAGGAATTGCTTCTGCCCCGGTCCTATAACGAATTGTATAGCCATTTGCGGGATTTTTATGTCGTGGCGCGACGGGACGGGGAAAGTCCGGTCGGGTGTTGTGCGCTGACCATCACCTGGCAAGACTTGGCCGAGATACGTTCCCTTGTCGTTGACGACTCGCTCCGGGGACAGGGATGGGGGCGCCGGCTTGTGGAAACCTGCCTTAGTGAAGCGGTGACCCTGGGAGTGTACCGCGTATTCACTCTGACCTACGTGCCGCGGTTTTTTGAAGGGCTGGGGTTTGAATACGTGAGCAGGGATATTTTCCCGCAAAAGGTCTGGGCCGACTGTTTACGGTGCCCGAAATTTCCGGATTGTGACGAAATCGCGATGCTCATGCAGATGTGA